A single Fusarium oxysporum Fo47 chromosome IV, complete sequence DNA region contains:
- a CDS encoding Lon protease C-terminal proteolytic domain-containing protein: MIPRSRLSGRLILERSLVHASRVSSEATAARWASAPACRNHHICGRRLPAIQPRLVAAAFSTSARVTKEKDSNDKGFFESAIEPLTEPLSDEEAKANIENKRREADSPLLAESRNPGPDSPGSGKNDNAGQSNDGKAGSAAGGAGSGSGGDNSGGDGGRRGRKPSAEKALQKPVVPEVYPQVLAIPIARRPLFPGFYKAITIKDPEVANAITESIKRGQPYVGAFLFKDENEDEDVIKNPEDVYDVGVFAQITSAFPIHGQEGALTAILYPHRRIKLSSLLPPGGQDTTKKTDAKAEPTPEPIPQKPAEEETTPEKKGDVVASFEESAVEKKPDQTAEKYEPTSFLKRYPVSLVNVENLVDEPYDPKSPVIRAVTNEIVNVFKEVATMNNLFRDQISTFSMSQSTGNVTSEPAKLADFAAAVSSGEQKELQEVLGCLNVEERMQKALVVLKKELMNAQLQSKISKDVENKISKRQREYWLMEQMKGIRRELGLESDGKDKLVEKFKEKANSLAMPEAVRKVFDEELNKLAHLETAASEFNVTRNYLDWLTQIPWGRRSAENFGIPNAVKILDEDHHGLKDVKDRILEFIAVGKLRGTVEGKILCFVGPPGVGKTSIGKSIARALNREYYRFSVGGLTDVAEIKGHRRTYVGALPGRMIQALKKCQTENPLILIDEIDKIGRGYQGDPSSALLELLDPEQNSSFLDHYMDVPVDLSKVLFVCTANMTDTIPRPLLDRMELITLSGYVADEKMAIAQRYLAPAAKETAGLQNADVNLSEEAIEELIKSYCRESGVRNLKKQIEKVYRKSALKIVQELGEEVLPEEEALTEEGKSALEEAEKKSKTEEVTEGKESTSNETGATTEKPRKPLNVPDSVHVVIGKDNLTDYVGPPVFTSDRLYEVNPPGVSMGLAWTQLGGAAMYIESILQAPLRPSTRPHLEITGNLKNVMKESTTIAYSFAKSFMVKQFPDNHFFDKAKMHLHVPDGAVSKDGPSAGITMATSLLSLALDAPVDPTVAMTGEITLTGKVLRIGGLREKTVAARRAGCKTIIFPKDNMSDWLELPENIKEGLEGHAVAWYPEVFDLVFPNIDKEKANTCKICEWKAQQKKNDSESAEEED; encoded by the exons ATGATTCCCCGTTCACGCCTCTCAGGGCGCCTCATTCTTGAGCGCTCTCTCGTCCACGCATCACGAGTATCTTCCGAAGCAACCGCTGCACGATGGGCTTCTGCTCCCGCCTGCCGCAACCATCACATCTGCGGTCGTCGGCTTCCCGCCATTCAACCGCGGTTAGTCGCCGCTGCCTTTTCCACATCTGCCCGAGTAACCAAAGAGAAGGACAGCAACGACAAGGGCTTCTTCGAGTCTGCGATAGAGCCATTGACGGAGCCCTTATCTGACGAGGAGGCTAAGGCGAATATCGAGAACAAGCGCAGGGAAGCCGATAGCCCATTACTGGCCGAGTCGAGGAATCCAGGCCCCGATTCACCTGGCTCTGGAAAGAACGATAATGCTGGTCAATCGAATGATGGGAAGGCGGGAAGTGCTGCTGGAGGTGCCGGTTCGGGATCCGGAGGCGACAACTCCGGTGGTGATGGAGGTCGTCGCGGTAGAAAGCCTTCTGCTGAGAAGGCTCTTCAGAAGCCTGTTGTTCCCGAAGTCTACCCTCAAGTCCTAGCGATCCCGATTGCTCGACGCCCACTCTTCCCTGGCTTCTACAAGGCTATTACCATTAAGGACCCCGAGGTGGCGAATGCAATCACTGAGTCGATTAAGCGTGGTCAACCATACGTTGGTGCATTCTTGTTCAAGGACGAgaacgaggatgaggatgtgATCAAGAACCCCGAGGACGTCTACGATGTTGGTGTCTTTGCCCAAATCACAAGCGCTTTCCCTATTCACGGCCAAGAAGGTGCCTTGACTGCCATCCTCTACCCTCATCGCCGTATCAAGTTATCCAGCCTACTACCACCTGGTGGCCAAGATACTACCAAGAAGACCGATGCTAAGGCCGAGCCCACACCTGAACCGATTCCCCAGAAGCCCGCAGAGGAGGAGACTACtcctgagaagaagggagatGTCGTTGCCAGCTTCGAAGAGAGCGCtgtggagaagaagcctgaCCAGACAGCCGAAAAGTACGAGCCAACATCATTCCTTAAGAGATACCCCGTCAGTCTGGTCAACGTCGAGAACCTTGTCGATGAGCCATACGACCCCAAGAGCCCTGTCATTCGCGCCGTCACCAACGAAATTGTCAACGTTTTCAAGGAAGTCGCCACAATGAACAATCTCTTCCGAGACCAGATCTCCACTTTCTCTATGAGTCAATCAACCGGAAATGTTACATCAGAGCCCGCTAAGCTCGCTGACTTTGCCGCTGCCGTATCTTCAGGCGAGCAAAAGGAGCTGCAAGAGGTGCTTGGTTGCCTTAACGTCGAGGAGAGGATGCAGAAGGCTCTTGTGGTGCTGAAGAAGGAGCTCATGAATGCTCAACTACAGTCCAAGATCAGCAAGGACGTCGAAAATAAGATTAGTAAGAGACAGCGCGAGTACTGGCTTATGGAGCAGATGAAGGGCATCCGCCGTGAGCTTGGCCTTGAATCCGATGGAAAGGACAAGCTGGTtgagaagttcaaggagaaggCCAACAGCCTTGCCATGCCTGAGGCAGTTCGCAAGGTCTTCGATGAGGAGCTTAACAAGCTTGCTCATCTTGAGACAGCTGCTTCCGAGTTTAACGTCACAAGGAACTACCTGGACTGGCTCACCCAGATTCCCTGGGGCAGGAGGAGTGCCGAGAACTTTGGCATCCCTAATGCAGTCAAGATTCTGGACGAGGACCACCACGGTCTCAAGGACGTCAAGGACCGCATTCTGGAGTTCATCGCTGTTGGTAAGCTTCGAGGCACTGTCGAGGGCAAGATTCTCTGCTTCGTCGGACCTCCTGGTGTGGGTAAGACAAGTATTGGAAAGTCGATTGCCCGAGCTCTTAACCGTGAGTACTACCGATTCAGTGTCGGTGGTCTCACAGATGttgctgagatcaagggTCACCGAAGAACCTATGTTGGTGCCCTCCCTGGTCGTATGATCCAGGCGCTGAAGAAGTGTCAAACTGAGAACcctctcatcctcatcgatgAGATTGACAAAATTGGCCGAGGTTACCAGGGCGATCCCTCTTCTGCTCTGCTGGAATTGCTCGACCCTGAGCAGAACAGCTCTTTCTTGGATCACTACATGGACGTGCCTGTAGATCTGTCCAAGGTCTTGTTCGTGTGCACTGCCAACATGACTGATACTATTCCTCGACCCCTGCTCGACCGCATGGAGCTCATCACACTCTCTGGTTACGTTGCCgacgagaagatggccatTGCCCAACGATATCTTGCACCCGCTGCCAAGGAGACTGCTGGACTTCAGAACGCTGATGTCAACTTGAGCGAGGAGGCAATTGAGGAGCTCATCAAGTCATACTGCCGTGAGTCTGGTGTGCGAaacctcaagaagcagatcGAGAAGGTCTACCGAAAGTCCGCCCTCAAGATCGTTCAGGAGCTCGGTGAGGAAGTTTTGCCTGAAGAGGAGGCCCTCACCGAGGAGGGTAAGTCTGCTcttgaggaggctgagaagaagagcaaaaCCGAGGAGGTTACCGAGGGTAAGGAGTCCACTTCTAACGAAACTGGCGCGACCACGGAGAAACCCCGCAAGCCACTCAACGTCCCTGACTCTGTCCATGTTGTTATCGGCAAGGACAATCTCACTGACTACGTTGGACCTCCTGTCTTCACATCTGACCGTCTCTACGAGGTCAACCCTCCTGGTGTTTCCATGGGCCTCGCCTGGACACAACTCGGCGGTGCTGCCATGTACATCGAATCTATCCTCCAGGCTCCCCTCCGACCATCTACACGACCTCACCTTGAGATCACCGGTAACCTCAAGAACGTCATGAAGGAATCTACTACCATCGCCTACTCTTTCGCCAAGTCTTTCATGGTTAAGCAATTCCCTGACAACCACTTCTTCGACAAGGCAAAGATGCATCTGCACGTTCCAGATGGTGCCGTCTCCAAGGATGGTCCTTCAGCTGGTATCACAATGGCTACTTCACTCCTttctcttgctcttgatgcCCCCGTTGATCCTACAGTTGCCATGACTGGTGAGATCACACTCACTGGAAAGGTACTACGCATTGGTGGTCTTCGTGAGAAGACTGTTGCTGCTCGACGAGCTGGCTGCAAGACCATCATCTTCCCCAAGGACAATATGTCTGACTGGCTAGAGCTACCTGAG AACATCAAGGAGGGTCTTGAAGGTCATGCTGTGGCCTGGTACCCTGAGGTCTTTGACCTTGTCTTCCCCAACATTGATAAGGAGAAGGCCAACACGTGCAAGATCTGCGAGTGGAAGGctcagcagaagaagaacgacTCCGAGTcagctgaagaggaggactAA